A window of Diabrotica virgifera virgifera chromosome 9, PGI_DIABVI_V3a contains these coding sequences:
- the LOC126892536 gene encoding uncharacterized protein LOC126892536 yields the protein MPLTCIVVNCGSRSKRDKVSFFAIPKPLKFKHAIHLNELTVKRRKKWIRAIRRADLTESKLKYQKVCSKHFIQGQPAKLEDVNDPDWIPTQNMGYSRGPVKRKQDLERLERVKKRSSTKVSQEDNDTFIENENNTVSESNTTAMYEDSTGTETQTELTSDDIEQMAQPLKFANKKIDELTRRINKTILSFESLETDNPKCLYYTGLNFSV from the exons ATGCCACTAACATGTAttgtagtgaactgtggaagcaGGTCGAAAAGGGATAAAGTATCTTTTTTTGCTATTCCCAAACCACTGAAGTTTAAACATGCTATCCACTTGAATGAATTAACTGTTAAACGCAGAAAAAAATGGATAAGGGCCATACGAAGAGCAGACCTGACAGaatcaaaattaaaatatcaaaaagtgTGTTCCAAACATTTTATTCAAG gACAACCTGCAAAACTTGAAGATGTAAATGATCCTGATTGGATACCAACCCAAAATATGGGTTACTCTAGGGGACCTGTAAAACGAAAGCAGGACCTTGAAAGACTGGAAAGAGTAAAGAAAAGATCTTCCACAAAGGTTTCACAAGAGGACAATGATACATTTATTGAG aatgaaaacaatacagTAAGTGAAAGTAACACTACAGCAATGTATGAAGACAGTACTGGAACCGAAACTCAAACTGAGTTAACCTCAGATGATATTGAACAGATGGCTCAACCATTAAAATttgcaaataaaaaaattgacgagTTGACTCGCAGAATTAATAAGACCATTTTAAGTTTCGAGTCACTAGAAACGGACAATCCGAAATGTTTATATTATACCGGTTTAAATTTTTCTGTTTAG